One window of Doryrhamphus excisus isolate RoL2022-K1 chromosome 13, RoL_Dexc_1.0, whole genome shotgun sequence genomic DNA carries:
- the grxcr1b gene encoding glutaredoxin domain-containing cysteine-rich protein 1: MRKVFCVPMEGSKMKEEKSGRTVRFRVASANSGRVLAEVFKDETRWCGSVSEPVDFESKHNPETQQRVSSNPSEANSHLNGLVVESPLEENGGEPDDLLLYASAKREILFSNTRINICSKNGTIRGVRNKVSAGQVLFNNLSKMYSGPLRHHKRRPWEKE; the protein is encoded by the coding sequence ATGCGAAAAGTCTTTTGTGTTCCAATGGAAGGGTCAAAAATGAAAGAGGAAAAGAGTGGGAGGACAGTAAGGTTCCGAGTAGCGTCTGCCAACAGTGGACGCGTGCTGGCCGAGGTGTTCAAGGATGAGACAAGGTGGTGTGGGTCAGTGTCGGAACCTGTGGACTTCGAAAGCAAGCACAATCCAGAAACACAGCAGAGGGTCTCGTCTAACCCCAGTGAGGCTAATAGCCACCTGAATGGCTTGGTGGTGGAATCTCCTCTGGAGGAGAATGGTGGTGAACCCGATGACCTGCTTTTGTACGCCAGTGCCAAGAGAGAGATACTTTTCAGCAACACACGGATCAATATCTGCAGCAAAAATGGAACCATAAGAGGGGTGAGAAACAAAGTGAGCGCAGGCCAAGTACTTTTCAACAACCTCTCCAAAATGTATTCC